A stretch of DNA from Kazachstania africana CBS 2517 chromosome 3, complete genome:
ACCGTTACAATTGGAAGGAAGTTGAATGTCAAAAATTAGTCTTGAGAACGCATACTACTGCCATCTCTGCTGCCATGTTACATGAATTGGCAAAAGATCCAAAACCAACCAGATTATTCTCTATTGACCGTGTTTTCCGTAATGAAGCCGTCGATGCTACTCATTTAGCTGAATTCCACCAAGTCGAGGGTGTCCTTGCAGACTATAACATCACTCTTGGtgatttgatcaaattcatGGAAGATTTCTTTGCAAAGATGGGTGTCACTGGCTTAAGATTCAAACCAACCTACAATCCATACACTGAACCATCAATGGAAATCTACTCATGGCATGAAGGTCTAGGTAAATGGGTTGAAATTGGTAACTCCGGAATGTTCAGACCTGAAATGTTAGAAAGTATGGGTCTACCAAAGGATTTAAAGGTTTTAGGTTGGGGTTTATCTTTGGAAAGACCTACTATGATCAAATACAAGGTTCAAAATATCAGAGAATTACTAGGCCACAAAGTCTCGCTAGAATTCATCGAAAGTAACCCAGCTGCTAGATTAGACGAAGATTTATATGAATGATACTGcatgatttttttttctcacTTCTATTTTGTACTTATaaactatttcaaataaaataacTGATATATACACTCAATATTACCTTGAATCTTACATCttaaaggaagaaaaggaaaaaatcgaaataaaaatataagaaCGACAGCCCCAATCAAATTATATACCTCCTATCATATAGCCGGAATGGGACGCCTTTGTAAAAATTACTTAAACTCTGATTACTTTCctcaatatatttttcaagtatGCCAATACattcttctaattttaaTCCGTCCCTCAATCCTTGCTCAATGGACTGCCATACCTTTTTCCGTCTATTAATTTGTCTGGATAAATTCTTATCGGTCTGTCTCCATGAAGCTCCATATCGTGCTTCGAGGTCTCTTATAGATACGtttctattcaaaattattttcaaatcaccTGAATCTAGCCTGCCACCTGCTATTAACTTTTCCAAATCAACCAAAAAATTAAGTAAGTGTCGATAATGCCATTGTCTTGGAACCTTATCATACTCCTCCCACAGTTGTGCAATTGAACCTGGCCactttatcaaaatgaCACCATGATTGTCCAATTTTGAACGGcgttcttcttcttgaaatgggatattttcaattgtcTTTGAA
This window harbors:
- the KAFR0C03410 gene encoding uncharacterized protein (ancestral locus Anc_8.49) — translated: MSKDLELLDYEGYFSGHTDDSDIDAITDIQNILDTVEEMKLKIKLMIIRVDNIILDKWHTYEVSNYEYDPTIKDLLSFLSQLSKTIENIPFQEEERRSKLDNHGVILIKWPGSIAQLWEEYDKVPRQWHYRHLLNFLVDLEKLIAGGRLDSGDLKIILNRNVSIRDLEARYGASWRQTDKNLSRQINRRKKVWQSIEQGLRDGLKLEECIGILEKYIEESNQSLSNFYKGVPFRLYDRRYII